The nucleotide window CGCGACCGTGCCGATGGCAGTCTGATTGAAGTGCGCACCATCGAACAGTTCTTCGACCCCGAGAAGAACATGTTTCTGCCCGACCGCTACATCAAAGGCGAATGCCCCAAGTGCCACGCCAAGGACCAGTACGGCGACAACTGCGAAGTCTGCGGCTCGGTGTATGCGCCCACCGACCTGATCAACCCGTTCTCGGTGTTGTCCGGTGCCCGACCCGAACTGAAAAACTCCGAGCACTTCTTCTTCAAACTGTCCGACCCACGCTGCGTGGAGTTCCTCGAAAACTGGACGCAGGACGGCAAGCTGCAACCCGAGGTGGCGAACAAGATCAAGGAATGGTTCAGCGTGCGAACCAACCCGGACGGCACGACCAGCGAAGGCCTGGGCGACTGGGACATTTCGCGTGACGCGCCCTACTTCGGCATCGAGATTCCCGATGCGCCGGGCAAGTATTTCTATGTGTGGCTGGACGCACCGGTGGGCTACCTGGCCTCGCTGAAAAACTGGTTCGACAAGGGCGGCCCCAAGGCCAAGCACGGCGACACACGCAGCTTCGACGAATACATGGCAGCAAGCGATACCGAGCAGTACCACTTCATCGGCAAGGACATCGTCACCTTCCACACCCTGTTCTGGCCCGCCATGCTGAAGTTCAGCGGTCGCAAGACGCCCGACAACGTGTTTGTGCACGGCTTCCTGACCGTGAACAACGGCGAGAAGATGAGCAAGAGCCGCGGCACCGGCCTGGACCCGCTCAAGTACCTGAGCCTGGGCATGAATGCCGAGTGGCTGCGCTACTACCTGGCCGCCAAGCTATCGGCGCGCAATGAAGACATTGACTTCAATGCGGATGACTTCATGGCGCGGGTGAACTCGGATTTGATTGGCAAGTACGTGAATATTGCTTCACGTGCGGCTAAGTTCTTGCCTGATAACAAATTGGTTCCATCTGGTGAGCCTTCTCACATGAAGGCTGACAATCTTTTGAAACTGGTCAGTGAATATTACGAGCAGCGGGAATACGGCAAAGCCTTGCGTGAAATCATGGCCTTTGCCGACAACGTCAACTCCCGCTTTGATGCAGCTGCCCCATGGAAGCTCGTCAAGGAAGGTAAAGCGGACTTGGCGGCCGAGAAAAGCTCGGAAGCTATCCAGATGTTCCGCGTTATGACGGCGTGTCTGAAACCTGTCATGCCTGGCGTAGCGGCAGCCGTAGAAACATTCCTGCAATGTGATCCATTGGACTTTGAAATCGCAGCAATACCGCTGCCTGCAAGTCACCAAGTCGGCACTTACCAGCACCTGATGCAACGCGTCACCCCCGAGCAATTGGATGCATTGTTTGAGCCTCCAGCCCCCGTGGAATCTGCGCAAGCAGCTCCTGAAACTGTAGCAACCGTGCCTGGCGGCGAAGAGATCGCTCCGCTGATCACCATCGACGACTTCGCCAAAATCGACCTGCGCATCGCCAAGATCGTGAACTGCGAAGCCGTGGAAGGCTCGACCAAACTGCTGCGCCTGACGCTGGACGCCGGCGAAGGCCGCCACCGCAATGTGTTCTCCGGCATCGCCAGCATGTACAAGCCCGAAGAGCTGGTGGGCCAACTCACCGTGCTGGTGGCCAACCTGGCACCGCGCAAGATGAAATTTGGCGTGTCCGAGGGTATGGTCATGGCGGCGAGCCATGGCGACGAGAAGGCCAACCCCGGCATCTACATCCTGAACCCTTGGCCCGGTGCACAGCCTGGCATGCGCATCCACTAAAGACGCGCAGCCACGCCCGCACCTATGCCCACACCTATCCCAACGCCTCTGCAGTTTGATGTACTGATCGTCGGCAGCGGTCTGGCCGGCCTCTCCGCCGCGCTCTTACTGCCCGCCACCACCCGCGTGGCCATATTGACCAAACGCGCGGTGCGCGAAGGCTCCAGCGGCTGGGCCCAGGGTGGCATCGCCGCCGTGTGGGACAAAGACGACAGCTTTGCCGCCCACGTGGATGACACGCTGGTGGCTGGCGCCGGCCTGTGCGACCTGGCCGCCACGCAGTTCGTCGTGGAACAAGCGCCGCAGGCCATTGCCTGGCTGCAAAAACTGGGCGTGCCGTTTTCCAAAGAAGACGGCCACTTGCACCTGACGCGCGAAGGCGGCCACAGCGCGCGGCGCATCGTGCACGTGACCGACGCGACCGGTGCCGCTGTGCAACAAACCCTGATCGAAAAGGTCAAGGCCAGCCCCAACGTCACGCTGTTTGAGCACCACACGTTGGTCGACCTGATCACCACCGCCAAGCTGGGCCAACCCGGTCCCAACCGGAGCGTGGGCCTGTACGCGCTAGACGACGACACCGACGAAGTACTGACCTTCCAGGCCCCGCACACCATTCTGGCCACCGGCGGCGCGGGCAAGGTTTATCTCTACACCACCAACCCCGACACGGCCACGGGTGACGGCATTGCCGCCGCCTGGCGCGCGGGCTGCAGCGTGCAGAACATGGAGTTCATCCAGTTCCACCCCACCTGTCTGTACCACCCGCATGCCAAGTCCTTCCTGATCAGCGAAGCCGTGCGCGGCGAAGGCGGGCGATTGTTGCTGCCGGACGGCACACGCTTCATGCCCGCCCACGACGACCGCGCCGAACTCGCGCCGCGCGACGTGGTGGCGCGCGCGATTGACTTCGAGATGAAGAAAGGCGGCTTTGACTGCGTCTACCTCGACATCTCGCACCAGCCGTTGGCGTTTATCCAGGAGCACTTTCCCAACATCTATGCACGCTGCCTGGAGCTGGGCATCGACATGGCCAAGCAGCCGATCCCCGTGGTGCCCGCAGCGCACTACACCTGCGGTGGCGTGCGCACGGATCTGTCTGCACGCACCGATGTGGAAGGCCTGTTTGCCGTAGGCGAAACCGCCTGCACCGGCCTGCACGGCGCCAATCGTTTGGCATCCAATTCGCTGGTGGAGTGCATGGTGTTTGCGCGGGCAGCTACGGGTTTGATAGCAAACTCGATTGCCGCACAGTTGGGTAAAACGCCCCCCGCCCCTCCCGCATGGGACGACAGCCGCGTGACCGACGCCGACGAATCCGTCGTGATCTCGCACAACTGGGACGAGCTGCGCCGCTTCATGTGGGATTACGTGGGCATCGTCCGCACCAACAAACGCCTGGAGCGCGCGTCGCACCGCATTGCGTTGTTGCAGGGCGAGATTCAGGAGTTCTACGCACACTTCCATGTGACGCGGGACTTGCTGGAGCTGCGCAATTTGGTGCAGGTGGCAGAGCTGATCGTGAAGAGTGCGCAAGCCCGCCACGAGAGTCGGGGATTGCATTTCAGCCGGGACTATCCGGAAATGCTGGATGTTGCAGTTCCGACTACTTTGACGCCTTAGAGG belongs to Rhodoferax saidenbachensis and includes:
- the nadB gene encoding L-aspartate oxidase, which gives rise to MPTPIPTPLQFDVLIVGSGLAGLSAALLLPATTRVAILTKRAVREGSSGWAQGGIAAVWDKDDSFAAHVDDTLVAGAGLCDLAATQFVVEQAPQAIAWLQKLGVPFSKEDGHLHLTREGGHSARRIVHVTDATGAAVQQTLIEKVKASPNVTLFEHHTLVDLITTAKLGQPGPNRSVGLYALDDDTDEVLTFQAPHTILATGGAGKVYLYTTNPDTATGDGIAAAWRAGCSVQNMEFIQFHPTCLYHPHAKSFLISEAVRGEGGRLLLPDGTRFMPAHDDRAELAPRDVVARAIDFEMKKGGFDCVYLDISHQPLAFIQEHFPNIYARCLELGIDMAKQPIPVVPAAHYTCGGVRTDLSARTDVEGLFAVGETACTGLHGANRLASNSLVECMVFARAATGLIANSIAAQLGKTPPAPPAWDDSRVTDADESVVISHNWDELRRFMWDYVGIVRTNKRLERASHRIALLQGEIQEFYAHFHVTRDLLELRNLVQVAELIVKSAQARHESRGLHFSRDYPEMLDVAVPTTLTP
- the metG gene encoding methionine--tRNA ligase — protein: MSRQLFVTTALPYANGNFHIGHIMEYIQADIWVRFQRMQGNAVNFVGADDTHGAPIMIAAEKAGKTPQQFVADIAVGRKQYLDGFHISFDNWHSTDSPENTELARQIYRDLRDRADGSLIEVRTIEQFFDPEKNMFLPDRYIKGECPKCHAKDQYGDNCEVCGSVYAPTDLINPFSVLSGARPELKNSEHFFFKLSDPRCVEFLENWTQDGKLQPEVANKIKEWFSVRTNPDGTTSEGLGDWDISRDAPYFGIEIPDAPGKYFYVWLDAPVGYLASLKNWFDKGGPKAKHGDTRSFDEYMAASDTEQYHFIGKDIVTFHTLFWPAMLKFSGRKTPDNVFVHGFLTVNNGEKMSKSRGTGLDPLKYLSLGMNAEWLRYYLAAKLSARNEDIDFNADDFMARVNSDLIGKYVNIASRAAKFLPDNKLVPSGEPSHMKADNLLKLVSEYYEQREYGKALREIMAFADNVNSRFDAAAPWKLVKEGKADLAAEKSSEAIQMFRVMTACLKPVMPGVAAAVETFLQCDPLDFEIAAIPLPASHQVGTYQHLMQRVTPEQLDALFEPPAPVESAQAAPETVATVPGGEEIAPLITIDDFAKIDLRIAKIVNCEAVEGSTKLLRLTLDAGEGRHRNVFSGIASMYKPEELVGQLTVLVANLAPRKMKFGVSEGMVMAASHGDEKANPGIYILNPWPGAQPGMRIH